One Geotrypetes seraphini chromosome 15, aGeoSer1.1, whole genome shotgun sequence genomic window carries:
- the CAMK2N1 gene encoding calcium/calmodulin-dependent protein kinase II inhibitor 1 encodes MSEVLPFSEAEQLPHYAAGGAEVPRQMSFTCRLQDTSNFYNSAGQGGKRPPKLGQIGRSKRVEEDDGTEDGMKTLSEKTPPGV; translated from the exons ATGTCCGAGGTGCTGCCCTTCAGCGAGGCCGAGCAGCTGCCGCATTACGCGGCCGGAGGGGCTGAGGTGCCCCGACAAATGTCCTTCACCTGCCGCCTCCAGGACACCAGCAACTTCTACAACAGCGCCGGGCAAGGGGGCAAAAGGCCCCCCAAGCTGGGGCAGATTGGCCGCAGCAAGAGAG TGGAGGAAGATGATGGGACGGAGGACGGGATGAAAACCCTTTCAGAGAAGACACCTCCTGGTGTTTAA